In Chryseobacterium sp., the genomic window GTGGCGAAACGGGCTAATCTTACTTTACCGGCCTTTTGTAATTTCTTTAAAAAGGCAACCCAGATCACTTTTACAGAATTCGTGAACCGCTACCGGATCAATAAAGCCTGTCTGCTGATGGCTCAGGACAAATCGATTTCAGAATGCAGTTATAGCTGTGGTTTTAATAATGTGACTTACTTTAACCGAATGTTTAAAAAATATACCGGGAAAACCCCTTCAGAATTTATTAAGAATTATTCTGACGGTAAGGTGAATGTATAGATCAATGTTCAGATAAGAAATAATCTAACTAAAAGTAAATATCTATGTTTAAAATCCTGAGGAATAATATGTATCAATAGCCAGCGGAGTATTTATCATTCCAAAGGAATCCAGACTTATTCGAATTTAAAATGTACAGAACCTTTTACAGAAATCAACGGATCAGGGAGTGCGGATCAGCGGAAAATAAAAAAGCTGTCCTAAAAAGAACAGCCTTCGTCTTATAATGATGGGTAACCAGCAGCAAAATAAACCAGCAACTCAACTATTTCCACTTAATATTACAGCCCATGCTTGGTCTCTGAATTTCTTCCTGAGACTCGCCGGCCAAAAGATTTTCAAAAGCAATAATTAAATCTTCTCCGGTCACATCTTTGTTATTTCCCGGTCTTGAATCATCCATCTGGCCTCTGTAAATAAGATCCAATTTATCATCAAAGAAATAAAAATCCGGGGTACAGGCTGCATCGTAAGCTTTTGCCACAGCCTGGCTTTCATCGAATAAATAAGGAAAATCAAATCTTCTTTCAATTTGAAACTCGATCATCTTTTCCGGAGAATCCGCCGGATATTTTTCAATATCATTCGCATTGATCGCAATGAATTCAATTCCTTTATCATGATAATCTTCGTATAATTCATTGATCTTATCGATCACGTGAAGAACAAACGGACAATGGTTGCACATAAAGATCACCAATGTTCCTTTTTCTCCTTTCAGCTCTTCTAAAGACTGAAGTTCATTCGTTTTTGACGGGTTAGGAAGCTCAAAAAAGGGAGCTTTTGTACCTAATGCGAGCATATTTGAGGGAGTATTCATATCCTTTTTTCTTTACCGCAAAGATAGATATTTCTTTTATTAATTGAGCTGGGTTCTGAAACAGACATTTATTTTTAGCAGGGTAAGGAGGTTGGAAGCTGGAGGAGGGAAGATATTAGCCCCTCAAAAATAGTTATAGTCAAATTCTATTATTGCATTATTCAACCCTAAAAATAACTTCCAGCCCCCATTCTTCCAGCGTCCAGCCTTTGATTTATTTTTCTTTACATAGTCGCCCAATCTATAAAACTCATCATATTCTTTGGAAGTTATATTAAAAAGTTTGTAGTTTTGCTAACACTGTTAGTAAAATATATCATGGGCCTACATGAACGTCGTCAAAGAGAAAAAGAATCCATCCGTGCAAATATTTTGCAGGCGGCATTTACTTTGGCCAAAACTGAGGGCTGGGCATCACTTTCTATGCGTAAGATAGCAGATGCTATTGAGTATAGTGCACCGGTGGTGTATGATTATTTTGAAAATAAAGAAGCCATTTTATTTGAAATTTCTTTAGATGGTTTTCATAAGTTACATATAGAATTATTAAAAGCCCAGCAGAAACACGACAGTCCGGAAGAACAGCTTGTTGCGATTGTGGATGCGTATTGGAACTTTGCTTTTAAAAATAAGGAATATTACCAGCTTATGTTTGGCCTCGGAATGCAGTGTTGCGGAAAAGGGCAGATGAAAAAAGAATTCTCATCATTCCAGGAGCTGATCTATGAGTGTACTTACGAGATTATAAAGAAAAACGGATCCAATCCAGACAATGCCTGCCATATGTCCCATGCTCTGTTTTCTGCCGTTCACGGAATGATCTCTATGATGATGATGCGTACTGCTGATATCCCTTCAACAATGAATAAAACGACTTTAGACGAAACAGTTTCGGCTTTTATTAAGTCTTTGTAAAATTTTTTTGAATTAAAAATTAACACCGTTAGGAAACTTAACACCGAATTAATTTATATTATTCTGTTAATCCTGATTAAAAACCAAACCATTATGGAACAATTTCATATCATTCAGTTGTTAAAAATAATCATTTCTGGCTTATAAATTAACACTGTTAGTAAAATTAACACACCTTACACCATCATTATATACTTAAATACATTAAAAACAACTTTCAATTATGGAAACACTCGACCTGATCGGACATTAAAAATCCTGTGATTTTTTTTGAACCAACTATTAACACTGTTAGGAAAAAAAGCATTTATTTAAAAAGAACATTACTTCAATCTAACACTTCATTAAAAAAATTAAACCAAAATGAAAATACCTGGAAAAACAAGCTTTATTGTACTTATTTCAAGTATAATTCTTTTACAGAGCTGCACCAAGGCCGCGGAAGGATCTAACGCCGCACCGCCAGCTCCTGAACTTCCGGTTTATACCGTAATCTCCTCTCCTGCGACAACATATCAGGAATTCCCTACAGCTTTGGAAGGGAAAAACAATGTGGAAATCAGATCTCAGGTGGATGGATATCTTGACAGAATCTATGTAGAAGAAGGAGCTTATGTAAAAGCAGGACAGCCTTTATTTAAGATAGATTCACGAAGCTATGGCGAACAGATGAATATGGCACAGGCCAATCTTCAGGCTGCCAATGCCAACATACAGAAAGCAAAAGTAGAAGTGGACAGACTTCAGCCATTGGTTGCTGCAAAAGTAGTCTCTGATGTGCAGCTTAAAACGGCAAAAGCCAATTACGAAGCGGCTGTAGCAGCGGCCGCACAAGCCAGAGCCTCTGTAGGAAACGCAAGAATCAATGTAGGATTTACAACCATTACAGCTCCCGTAAGCGGCTATATCGGAAGAATCCCTTACAAAAAGGGAAGTCTGATCTCAAGAACAGATGTAAATCCATTGACCTTATTATCTGATATCAGTGAAATTTATGCTTATTTCTCTCTGAGTGAGCTGGACTTTATTGCTTTTCAGAATAAATACCCAGGAGCTACTTTGGAAGAAAAGCTGAAAAATATGCCAATGGTAGAATTGGTGATCGCTGATAACAGTACTTACCCTGAAAAAGGAAAATTGAGTATCGTAGACGGGCAGTTTGATAAAACTACCGGAGCCATCAGTGTACGGGCCGTTTTCCCTAATACCAACGGAACTTTAAGAACCGGGAACACAGGAAGAGTGCGTATGCCTCAGCTGATCTCGAATGCCGTAGTTATTCCGCAGGAATCTACATTCGAAATTCAGGATAAAACCTATGTATATGTAATGGGCAAAGATCAGAAGGTAACCGGAAGACCAATCAAAATATCAGGAAAAACGGATAGCTATTATTTTATTTCCGAAGGACTTTCTCCTGGAGAAAAAATCGTATTCACAGGGATTGGAACCTTAAAAGACGGAGCCTCTATCAGACCGAAAAATATTTCTTCTGACAGCCTGTTAAAAGCGAAACCATTATAATAGATTCTCATATGACTATGTAAGAGCGTTTAAACTTCATATCTCTTTTTTAACACTTAAGTTACTTGAAGTTATCAACTATCTGTTGATTCAGATCACGTAAGTATTATGAAAATCAAAGATTTTCATCTAAAGTGCACTTGATATTTTCAAGTCTTAAAACTAACCAACTTAAGTGTTTAAAAAAAGTTTAAACAACATTAAAAATAAACTTCTTATGTTAAAACAATTTATAGAAAGACCGGTCCTTTCAACGGTCATCTCCATAATACTTTTATTATTGGGAGCCCTGTCTCTCTTTAATTTACCGATAGCCCTCTTTCCGGATATTGCACCGCCAAGTGTACAGGTAACGGCTTTCTATCCCGGAGCTAATGCTGAGGTAGTGGCACGTTCTGTAGCGACCCCCATTGAGGAAGCGGTGAACGGAGTTGAGAACATGACTTATATGACCTCCAACTCCAGTAATGACGGTACCATGACCCTGAGTGTTTACTTCAAACAGGGCGCTGATGCTGATAATGCTGCAGTAAACGTACAGAACCGTGTATCGAAAGCAATGAGCCAGCTACCTCAGGAGGTGGTACAGGCCGGGATTTCGACACAGAAAGTTCAGAACAGTATGATCATGTTCATGGGACTGACCAGTGAAGATGAAAAACAATATGATGAATTATTTCTTCAAAATTATCTGAAGATCAACGTTATTCCACAGATACAGCGTATTCCGGGAGTGGCTCAGGCTCAGGTATTCGGAACAAGGGATTATTCCATGAGAATCTGGCTGAAGCCGGACCGTCTGGCTGCTAATAATCTTTCTCCCCAGGAAGTTCTGGGAGCGATTAAAGACCACAACCTTGAAGCCGCTCCGGGCCGTCTGGGACAGGGAAGCAAGGAAACGTACGAGTATATCCTTAAATACAAAGGAAAACTGAATAAGAATGAGGATTATGAAAACATCGCTATCAAAGCAAACAGTGACGGTTCTTTCCTACGATTAAAAGATGTGGCAAGAGTAGAGTTCGGATCTTATACTTATACGGCAACGAACAGAGTAGACGGAAAGCCGGTTGCCGGATTTGCGATCTTACAGACCGCAGGTTCCAATGCCAATGAAATCCTGACTGAAATTGAAAAGCAGGTAAAAGTAATGGAAACGACTCTGCCAAAAGGAGTAAAACCAATTATCATGTACAATTCCAAAGACTTTTTGGATGCTTCTATCCATCAGGTTGTGGAAACATTAGTCATTGCCTTCATCCTGGTATTTATTGTCGTATATATTTTCCTTCAGGATTTCAGATCTACATTAATTCCGGCTATTGCAGTCCCCGTTGCCATTATCGGTACATTCTTCTTCCTTCAGCTGTTTGGTTTCAGCATCAATATGCTTACCCTGTTTGCATTGGTTCTGGCCATCGGAATTGTAGTGGATGATGCCATCGTAGTGGTAGAAGCCGTCCATTCCAAAATGGAGCAGACAGGAATGCCGGTAGAGCATGCTACCATGAATTCAATGAGTGAAATCTCAGGAGCGATTATTTCCATTACACTGGTAATGTGTGCGGTGTTTATTCCGGTTGGCTTCATGCAGGGACCTGCAGGGGTTTTCTACAGACAGTTTGCTTTCACATTAGCAATTGCGATTTTAATCTCGGCAGTAAATGCATTGACATTGAGCCCGGCATTATGTGCGATGTTCTTAAATGATCCTCAGGGAGAGCACGGTGAACACGGTCATAAACAAGGTTTTGGAGCAAGATTTTTCAACGCCTTCAATGCGAGTTTCAATAGCATGACCCGTAAATATATTTACAGTCTTAAGTTTTTAATTAAGAATAAATGGGTTGCGATAGGAGGTCTTGTTGTCATTACAGCAGCAAGTGTATTTTTAATCAAAAAAGCACCGTCAGGATTTATTCCTACTGAAGATCAGGGATTTGTACTGTATGCGGTGAACACTCCTCCGGGAAGTTCACTGGAAAGAACCCACAGAGCAACAGCACAGATCGATAAGATCATCAATGGGGAAAAAGCAACCAATCATCTTTGGGTAGCAGATGGAATGAACTTTATCAGTAACGCAAATGCTTCTCCGTATTCTGCCGGCTTTATCAAGCTTAAAGATTATGACAAGCGTGGTGAGATGAAAGATCCGGACCAGATTGCAGCGACATTAACAGGAAAGGTAAGCCAGGTGAAAGATGCCAATGCATTCTTCTTCAACTTCCCTACTGTTCAGGGATTCGGTAACGTTTCCGGCTTTGAATTCATGCTTCAGGATAAAACGAATGGTTCTTTTGAACAATTGGGAACAACGACTCAACAGTTCATCGGAGAGCTGATGAAAAGACCTGAAATTGCTTTTGCCTTTACCACTTATGCAGCAGGAAACCCTCAGTATACCATTGATGTAGACACCGATAAAGCAAACCAGCTGGGCGTTTCCGTTACAGAACTGATGCAGACCATGCAGATTTATTTCGGAAGTAGCTTCGTCTCGGATTTCAACAGGTTTGGAAAATATTACAGAGTAATGGCTCAGGCCGATATTCCTTACCGTACCGATGTCAATTCACTGGAAGGAATTTATGTAAAAAATAAATCAGGAGAAATGGTTCCTGCAAAAACTCTGGTGATGTTAAAAAGATCTTTCGGACCTGAAACAGTAACCAGAAATAACCTTTTCAATGCCGTAACGATTAATGGAACACCAAAACCGGGATACAGTACCGGAGATGCCATCAAAGCTGTAGAAGAAGTAGCGCAGCAATCACTTCCAAGAGGGTACGGATATGAATGGACAGGAATTACCCGTGAAGAGATCAAAACAAGCGGTCAGACTGCATTTATCTTCTTCTTAAGTATTCTGTTTGTATATTTCCTGCTGGCAGCACAGTATGAAAGCTACATTCTTCCGTTTGCCATTATTCTTACCATTCCTACAGGAATTTTCGGAGTATTTGCCTTCACAGGATTAGCTGGAATTGATAATAACATTTACGTACAGGTCGGATTGATCATGTTAGTCGGACTACTAGCGAAAAACGCCATCTTAATTGTGGAGTTTGCCGTTCAGAGAAGAAAAGCAGGAAAAACATTGATAGAATCTGCGCTTCAGGCATCCAGATTACGTTTAAGACCTATCCTAATGACCTCTTTTGCCTTCATCGTGGGCATGCTTCCACTGGTGTGGACACAGGGAGCCTCTTCAAAAGGAAATCACTCTATCGGATACAGTACCGTAGGAGGAATGCTTACAGGAGTAGTGTTCGGGATTTTTATTATTCCGGTAATGTATGTGATCTTCCAATATCTGCATGAAAAAATGCCAAGCAGAAAAAAGAAAAGACTTCTGAAAAAACAACAGGAAGAACTTTTAGCGGCTACTCATTAATAAAAAAATGAACGACAAAACTTTGAGAAAATTTTAAGATCACAAAAGATTAATTTAAACCATTACGGTTTTATTAAGCAGTTAAGAATAGTAAGATGACCTTCATTTTTGAGTATGATGCTTATTAAAATCTATTTAATTTTCTTAAAACAAACTTATTCTCTTACCTGTTCTTAATGGTTCAAAAAAGCAAAATATTTTCTCCTACTAAAGACAATTTTGCATATACAGAAACCTCTCAAAGTTTTGTATTCAATTAAAAGTTTAAAAAATATGAAAAGAGTAAAAAATA contains:
- a CDS encoding thioredoxin family protein: MNTPSNMLALGTKAPFFELPNPSKTNELQSLEELKGEKGTLVIFMCNHCPFVLHVIDKINELYEDYHDKGIEFIAINANDIEKYPADSPEKMIEFQIERRFDFPYLFDESQAVAKAYDAACTPDFYFFDDKLDLIYRGQMDDSRPGNNKDVTGEDLIIAFENLLAGESQEEIQRPSMGCNIKWK
- a CDS encoding TetR/AcrR family transcriptional regulator, whose product is MLTLLVKYIMGLHERRQREKESIRANILQAAFTLAKTEGWASLSMRKIADAIEYSAPVVYDYFENKEAILFEISLDGFHKLHIELLKAQQKHDSPEEQLVAIVDAYWNFAFKNKEYYQLMFGLGMQCCGKGQMKKEFSSFQELIYECTYEIIKKNGSNPDNACHMSHALFSAVHGMISMMMMRTADIPSTMNKTTLDETVSAFIKSL
- a CDS encoding efflux RND transporter periplasmic adaptor subunit, whose amino-acid sequence is MKIPGKTSFIVLISSIILLQSCTKAAEGSNAAPPAPELPVYTVISSPATTYQEFPTALEGKNNVEIRSQVDGYLDRIYVEEGAYVKAGQPLFKIDSRSYGEQMNMAQANLQAANANIQKAKVEVDRLQPLVAAKVVSDVQLKTAKANYEAAVAAAAQARASVGNARINVGFTTITAPVSGYIGRIPYKKGSLISRTDVNPLTLLSDISEIYAYFSLSELDFIAFQNKYPGATLEEKLKNMPMVELVIADNSTYPEKGKLSIVDGQFDKTTGAISVRAVFPNTNGTLRTGNTGRVRMPQLISNAVVIPQESTFEIQDKTYVYVMGKDQKVTGRPIKISGKTDSYYFISEGLSPGEKIVFTGIGTLKDGASIRPKNISSDSLLKAKPL
- a CDS encoding efflux RND transporter permease subunit; its protein translation is MLKQFIERPVLSTVISIILLLLGALSLFNLPIALFPDIAPPSVQVTAFYPGANAEVVARSVATPIEEAVNGVENMTYMTSNSSNDGTMTLSVYFKQGADADNAAVNVQNRVSKAMSQLPQEVVQAGISTQKVQNSMIMFMGLTSEDEKQYDELFLQNYLKINVIPQIQRIPGVAQAQVFGTRDYSMRIWLKPDRLAANNLSPQEVLGAIKDHNLEAAPGRLGQGSKETYEYILKYKGKLNKNEDYENIAIKANSDGSFLRLKDVARVEFGSYTYTATNRVDGKPVAGFAILQTAGSNANEILTEIEKQVKVMETTLPKGVKPIIMYNSKDFLDASIHQVVETLVIAFILVFIVVYIFLQDFRSTLIPAIAVPVAIIGTFFFLQLFGFSINMLTLFALVLAIGIVVDDAIVVVEAVHSKMEQTGMPVEHATMNSMSEISGAIISITLVMCAVFIPVGFMQGPAGVFYRQFAFTLAIAILISAVNALTLSPALCAMFLNDPQGEHGEHGHKQGFGARFFNAFNASFNSMTRKYIYSLKFLIKNKWVAIGGLVVITAASVFLIKKAPSGFIPTEDQGFVLYAVNTPPGSSLERTHRATAQIDKIINGEKATNHLWVADGMNFISNANASPYSAGFIKLKDYDKRGEMKDPDQIAATLTGKVSQVKDANAFFFNFPTVQGFGNVSGFEFMLQDKTNGSFEQLGTTTQQFIGELMKRPEIAFAFTTYAAGNPQYTIDVDTDKANQLGVSVTELMQTMQIYFGSSFVSDFNRFGKYYRVMAQADIPYRTDVNSLEGIYVKNKSGEMVPAKTLVMLKRSFGPETVTRNNLFNAVTINGTPKPGYSTGDAIKAVEEVAQQSLPRGYGYEWTGITREEIKTSGQTAFIFFLSILFVYFLLAAQYESYILPFAIILTIPTGIFGVFAFTGLAGIDNNIYVQVGLIMLVGLLAKNAILIVEFAVQRRKAGKTLIESALQASRLRLRPILMTSFAFIVGMLPLVWTQGASSKGNHSIGYSTVGGMLTGVVFGIFIIPVMYVIFQYLHEKMPSRKKKRLLKKQQEELLAATH